A window of Bacillus thermozeamaize genomic DNA:
CCATCTGATAGTCTACGACGAAATTACATCGTTTTTGCGTGACCCGTTTTTCACGGTTGCGTACGAAGATGACGCTTCCGGCCAGGTGGTGCGGCACGTTCATTTCAAAGGAAATGGCCTGCGACGCTGGATGGGCATGCTCCTCAGTTGCCACTGGTGTGTTGGTATCTGGTCTTCAGCAGCCGTCGTCGTGTTGCACCATTTGGTGCCGGCTGCATTCCCCGTATTACTCGTGTTGGCAGTGGCCGGAGCCGCTGCGGCCATCGAGACGAAGATGTACTTTGGATGAATCTCGCGGCGTCTGTACCCGGCTCGACATGATGCGCACTCTCCTGAACGTCTGTTTTATCAATGGTTCGTCGGTCCTGACTCACATGAACGTCTTTCAACGGGTGGGCTTGTTCGACGAAACCCTCCGTTACGCGCACGACTACGACATGTGGCTGCGCATGCTACCGCACTACGAACTGGCCTACCTGGATGAACCGCTGTTGATGTACCGGGTGCACCAGCACATGGGCACGAAAAAATACGCTGAGGCCGTCCAAAAAGAAGCACTGCTCGTCCAGGAACGGCACCGGGAAGCCGTCCTTCAGCTGGTTGAGAGAGGCGGGGCGCTCTCGTAAGGAAAAACGCATCCTTTCTGGATGGTAGGTGTTCCATCGGACTAGGCCGTTATCCCCGGATGGTGATATGCTTGTATTTTTGCTGTACAAGCGCCGCTTCGGCGATTACCTGTCTAGAGTACTTGTTCGTTCCCATCTGGTCGTGGACGCGGTAGGAGAGCAGCGGTTCCTGGAGATAGAGGAAGTGGTGCTTCAAGAGGACGCGCAGCCAGAATTCGTAGTCATGAGCATAGCGGAATCCTTCGTCAAACAGTCCCACCTGCTGAAAAATGTCCATGTGCAGCATGACTGTACCACCGTTGATCAAACAGTGGTGTTTCATCCGCTCGAAAAAAAGGATCCGATCTGCTACCCAAACGGACGGATACTGGCCGAGGATGCGGTTTTGCGCGTCGATCAGCCGGTATGAGGTATAGCAGGCCAAGGCATTTCTGCTCTGCATGAAGGCCATTTGCTTGGCGATTTTGTCTCGGTCAAACACGTCGTCTGAACTCAGCCAGGCGAAATACTGGCCGGTGGCGTACCGAATGCCCATGTTCAGGGCTGTCGCCGTGCCGCCGTTACCCTTTTTCATGTAGCGGATCCGGTGCATGTACGGCAGGATCTTTTCGCTGTGTCGGGTGGAACCGTCGTTGACCACGATGACCTCGACGTGAGGATACGTCTGCTGAAGCGCGCTTTCAATGGCCTGATCGACGTAGGGACAGTTGTAGAAAGGGATGACGATGGACACCTTGGGTTGATTCATCGCTTTTCACCGCCTGTTTGTTAGGAAGCACGAAAACCTGCCCGACCACCCCTCTCGTGATTCCGAGGGGCGGCCGCACCGCGATAACTACTACAACGATATGAAAGGGAATCAGCAGGTGGTTGTACGTG
This region includes:
- a CDS encoding sporulation protein gives rise to the protein MFDLTWIELVILVLASFRLTHLIVYDEITSFLRDPFFTVAYEDDASGQVVRHVHFKGNGLRRWMGMLLSCHWCVGIWSSAAVVVLHHLVPAAFPVLLVLAVAGAAAAIETKMYFG